AGGGCGTGAAGACAGGGGACACGGTCCATATCGGCGGTTTCGCCTTCGAGTACCGTGAAGATACTACCATTTGAAATTTACCTGTGCTATGATTGGTGGTAAAATCTGAGCACACGGGTGAAAAGGGTGGAAAACCGTTCCCAGCTTGGCGCCAGCCACCGCATTGTCATCAAAATCGGTTCCAGCTCGCTGGCCTATGCCACCGGGAAACTAAACCTGGGTGGCATTGATCTTTTGGTCCGGCAGATAGCCGACCTGCACAACGAAGGCCGGCAGGTCCTTTTGGTCACTTCGGGGGCCATCGGTGCCGGGGCCGGAAAGATGGGCCTGGGCCGGCGTCCGCGGAGCATCCCCGAAAAGCAGGCGGCCGCGGCCGTGGGCCAGGGACTGCTGATGCACGTCTACGAGAAGTTCTTTGCCGAATACGGCGTAACGGTCGGCCAGGTGCTGGTGGCCCGGGAGGACTTCGCCGACCGGAAGCGCTTCATTAATATGCGCAACACACTCTGCGCCCTGTTGCGTTTCGGCGTGCTGCCGGTGATCAACGAGAACGATACCGTGGCCGTCGACGAGATCAAAATGGGGGATAACGACTACCTGTCGGCCCTGGTGGCGGGACTGGTCAACGCCGATGTCCTGCTCCTCCTTTCGGATGTCGACGGGCTGTACACCGGCGACCCGGGGCGGGATCCCGCGGCCCGGCTGATCCCATCGGTGCGCGAAATAACCCCGGAGGTCGAGGCCCTGGGAGGCGGGAGCGGTTCGGACCTGGGCACGGGCGGTATGGCGACCAAGCTTGCCGCGGCCCGGATGGCGATGCAGTCCGGGGTGATCACCGTCATCGCCCGCGCGCACGCCCGGGAAGTCATCCGCCGTGTCCTCGGCGGGGAGGAAGTGGGTACCGTCTTCTGGCCCGCGGAGAACAAGCTCGAGGCGCGCAAGCGCTGGATCGCCTACGGGTCCGCCGTCGCCGGAAGCGTTAAGGTCGACGAGGGAGCGGCCCGGGCCTTAATCAAGCAGGGGAAGAGCCTCCTCCCGTCCGGGGTGATCGGGGTCGAAGGCCGCTTCGGCGTCGGGGACACGGTGAGCATCGTCGATCCCCAGGGGCGGGAAATAGCCCGCGGCATCGTCAATTTCACGGCCGCCGAGATTGAGAAGATCAAGGGCGTTAACACCGGGGACATCGCGGCCATCCTGGGCCCCCGCTCCTACGAGGAAGTCGTGCACAGGAACAACATGGTATTGGAAATAAGGTAGTAGGTAAAGGGTTTAGTGCCGGCATACTACGAAACGTGAGGTGTACAACGTGGACCGCCTCTGGGCCCCCTGGCGTTCGCACTACGTGACTGAAGCCGTCAGGTCTGATTCCGGCTGTATTTTCTGCCAGAAACTGGACGACACCGCGGACGAAGAGAACCTGGTCGTGGCCCGGACCGACCGCTGCTTCGTCCTTATGAATCTCTACCCCTACAACAACGGGCATCTGCTGGTCGCACCCCACCGGCACGTGGGGGAAATGGAGGCC
The sequence above is a segment of the Thermoanaerobacterales bacterium genome. Coding sequences within it:
- the proB gene encoding glutamate 5-kinase, translating into MENRSQLGASHRIVIKIGSSSLAYATGKLNLGGIDLLVRQIADLHNEGRQVLLVTSGAIGAGAGKMGLGRRPRSIPEKQAAAAVGQGLLMHVYEKFFAEYGVTVGQVLVAREDFADRKRFINMRNTLCALLRFGVLPVINENDTVAVDEIKMGDNDYLSALVAGLVNADVLLLLSDVDGLYTGDPGRDPAARLIPSVREITPEVEALGGGSGSDLGTGGMATKLAAARMAMQSGVITVIARAHAREVIRRVLGGEEVGTVFWPAENKLEARKRWIAYGSAVAGSVKVDEGAARALIKQGKSLLPSGVIGVEGRFGVGDTVSIVDPQGREIARGIVNFTAAEIEKIKGVNTGDIAAILGPRSYEEVVHRNNMVLEIR